One Spiroplasma endosymbiont of Nebria brevicollis DNA window includes the following coding sequences:
- a CDS encoding ATP-binding cassette domain-containing protein: MAKLKKFQAHSDNSEKFMNETQQQSEKTVLKGFNIEIKPGERIGIIGANGSGKSTITEILASIRKPTSGTIEKKKVLLTATFKHLVKRYS; encoded by the coding sequence GTGGCAAAATTAAAAAAATTTCAAGCGCACTCAGATAATTCAGAAAAATTTATGAATGAAACTCAGCAACAAAGTGAAAAAACTGTACTAAAAGGTTTTAATATTGAAATTAAACCTGGTGAAAGAATTGGTATTATTGGTGCTAATGGTAGTGGTAAATCAACTATTACTGAAATTTTAGCATCAATTCGAAAACCAACTTCAGGAACAATTGAAAAAAAGAAGGTGTTGTTAACAGCAACGTTTAAACATCTTGTTAAGCGTTATTCATAA
- a CDS encoding DUF3137 domain-containing protein, protein MAWIIMCEPKKVLVGNINKQDFNCGTMIEKIVRVQRTGKTTTTRTIYNRYLYFTCNINAQDVVTTIQPETLGSRILGSNRGDQLESPEFEKLFALDYSDPIKLRKLLTPKVMSNMIDLAATQKPLPNIFVNETQVTLMYSYMNISSPNSSSANLLNLIIKNSSEEDLLNDVFAMLDFTLNIFISSYAWISSLDLNSALVNKN, encoded by the coding sequence GTGGCATGAATCATCATGTGTGAACCGAAAAAAGTCTTAGTTGGCAATATTAATAAACAAGATTTTAATTGTGGAACAATGATTGAAAAAATTGTTCGTGTTCAAAGAACAGGAAAAACAACAACCACCCGCACTATATATAATCGTTATTTATATTTTACTTGTAATATTAATGCTCAAGATGTTGTAACTACAATTCAACCAGAAACTTTAGGTTCAAGAATTCTGGGTTCTAACCGTGGTGATCAATTAGAATCACCAGAGTTTGAAAAATTATTTGCACTTGATTATAGTGACCCAATAAAACTAAGAAAATTATTAACACCAAAAGTTATGAGCAATATGATTGATTTAGCTGCTACGCAAAAACCATTACCAAATATTTTTGTTAATGAAACACAAGTAACACTAATGTATTCATATATGAATATTAGTTCACCTAATAGTAGTAGTGCTAATCTACTTAACTTAATTATTAAAAACAGTAGTGAAGAAGACCTATTAAATGATGTTTTTGCCATGCTTGATTTTACATTAAACATTTTTATCAGTTCTTATGCATGAATCAGTAGTTTAGATTTAAATTCCGCGTTAGTTAATAAAAACTAA
- a CDS encoding SemiSWEET family sugar transporter, giving the protein METTITILSWIGAVLTSIVLIPQSFKIIRTCDTQSLSLYMYIIFELSAVVWITFAALSNQPAIIVTNSIVAVFASMILILKIINIIKKHEKP; this is encoded by the coding sequence ATGGAGACAACCATTACCATCTTATCGTGGATAGGTGCAGTATTAACTAGTATTGTTTTAATACCACAAAGTTTTAAAATTATTAGAACGTGTGACACGCAATCATTGTCGTTATATATGTATATTATTTTTGAATTATCAGCGGTAGTATGAATTACATTTGCCGCACTTTCAAATCAACCAGCTATTATTGTTACGAATAGTATTGTAGCAGTTTTTGCAAGCATGATTTTAATTTTAAAAATTATTAATATTATTAAAAAACATGAAAAACCTTAA
- a CDS encoding alpha/beta hydrolase-fold protein — MNNYQVQVISYASKMLSVNKDIIIALPPNFEETKSYVTYLVFDGKDLLLNDHNILTNNNSNCVYIGISSTNNMTRFNDLTTYTNSEVKTLMTKYFPILATSDINSLGGNGKNYLAFIENEVLTFITNKFKLKITSLNALGCSLGAYFCLQMLYCSALTFKTMILLSPAIWFNEQIINDLFIKTLNKNQPLTIKLWVGKKEPKFFEGKINANYESNSIRLEQLLISRKITTTIMIDKNGSHGFKWWINYLNDNPLIFV; from the coding sequence ATGAATAATTATCAAGTACAAGTTATTAGTTATGCTAGTAAGATGCTAAGTGTGAATAAAGATATTATTATTGCCTTACCACCTAATTTTGAAGAAACTAAAAGTTATGTTACTTACTTAGTATTTGATGGTAAAGATTTGTTATTAAATGACCATAATATCCTAACCAATAATAATAGTAATTGTGTGTATATTGGTATTAGTAGCACTAATAATATGACAAGATTTAATGATTTAACAACATATACTAATAGTGAAGTAAAAACATTAATGACAAAATATTTTCCGATCCTTGCTACTAGTGATATTAATAGTTTAGGTGGCAATGGCAAAAACTATTTAGCATTTATTGAAAATGAAGTCTTAACTTTTATTACTAATAAATTTAAACTAAAAATTACTTCATTAAATGCCCTTGGTTGCTCATTAGGAGCCTACTTTTGCTTACAAATGTTATATTGTTCAGCATTAACTTTTAAAACTATGATTTTACTATCACCTGCAATTTGATTTAATGAACAAATTATTAATGATTTGTTCATTAAAACTCTAAATAAAAATCAACCCCTAACCATTAAGTTATGAGTTGGTAAAAAAGAGCCCAAGTTTTTTGAAGGTAAAATCAATGCTAATTATGAAAGTAATAGTATACGATTAGAACAACTACTAATATCGCGTAAAATTACTACTACTATAATGATTGATAAAAATGGTAGTCATGGCTTTAAATGATGAATTAACTACCTAAATGATAATCCCTTAATTTTTGTTTAA
- a CDS encoding transcription antitermination factor NusB: MPEYKNLTQHEKRIGLMEALYLYFLDGQSQKEFEQYIFEEEGISLITEQCNILKEIIKNEYDLIDIINLQLKTNWHFESLKAIEKAILILASYEIIHTNIDKKIIINEAIIITKTYCPNDAYKYINGVLDKINKQ; the protein is encoded by the coding sequence ATGCCAGAATATAAAAACCTAACCCAGCATGAAAAACGGATTGGTCTTATGGAAGCACTTTATCTATATTTTCTTGATGGTCAATCACAAAAAGAATTTGAACAATATATTTTTGAAGAAGAAGGTATTAGTTTAATTACCGAACAATGTAATATCTTAAAAGAGATTATTAAAAATGAATATGATTTAATTGATATTATAAATTTACAATTAAAAACTAATTGACACTTTGAAAGTTTAAAGGCAATTGAAAAAGCAATTTTAATTTTAGCTTCTTACGAAATTATCCATACTAATATTGATAAAAAAATTATTATTAATGAGGCAATTATTATTACTAAAACCTACTGTCCTAATGATGCTTACAAGTACATTAATGGTGTTTTAGATAAAATTAATAAGCAGTAA
- the efp gene encoding elongation factor P, translating into MINVNDFRPGTTFLHNNKNEILTVIESAHSKSGRGQAHVKVKAKNLRTGAITSITFTGGDTVYPAVIDKRPAIYSYDDGDHSIFMDNSDYNEIRINKSRLQWEKNFLIPGNEIKLRVYQQTEILGVDLPASIEVEVTDAPPGVKGNSATNTTKTITIETGWQLQAPMFINNGDKIIIGTDDGKYKSRA; encoded by the coding sequence ATGATTAACGTTAATGACTTTCGTCCTGGTACAACATTTCTGCATAATAATAAAAATGAAATTCTAACAGTTATTGAATCAGCACATTCAAAAAGTGGTCGTGGTCAAGCACATGTCAAAGTAAAAGCTAAAAATTTGAGAACAGGTGCTATTACTAGTATTACTTTTACCGGTGGTGATACTGTTTATCCTGCTGTTATTGATAAGCGCCCAGCTATTTATAGTTATGACGATGGTGACCATTCAATTTTTATGGATAATTCTGATTATAATGAAATCAGAATTAATAAATCAAGGTTACAATGAGAAAAAAACTTTTTAATACCGGGCAATGAAATAAAATTACGAGTTTATCAACAAACAGAAATTCTTGGTGTTGATTTACCAGCATCTATTGAAGTAGAAGTTACTGATGCCCCTCCAGGTGTCAAAGGTAATAGTGCAACTAATACTACGAAAACGATTACCATTGAAACGGGTTGACAATTACAAGCGCCCATGTTTATTAATAATGGTGATAAAATTATAATAGGTACTGATGACGGTAAATACAAATCTCGTGCTTAA
- a CDS encoding aminopeptidase P family protein, whose amino-acid sequence MNSSSKHETIKNILSEQKIDAMLFYAPENRFWYSDFFSNLGYLLINKTNATLLLDGRYITEGKLKAKNVNCQNFTNPFASLTTISSEQKVKTIGFEAEYITYAQLESWKKVMSNITFKPVYVHDLRASKDESEVKRIAKACAIGDLAFNEVLNFIKPGVSEKDVEDVILRAFTKYGATKASFDTIVASGVRGSMPHGKASDKLIANNELVTCDFGCVYEGFCSDMTRTFAIGNVDSKLNEIHGIVKAAQMAGIKAIKPGIAICEIDKICRDYINEKGYGQYFTHGTGHGLGIEIHEAPWVIKNEPTILVPGMVITVEPGIYIPDLGGVRIEDDILVTNDGYEILTKSLREVNVWKENK is encoded by the coding sequence ATGAATAGTTCTAGTAAACATGAAACCATAAAAAATATTTTAAGTGAGCAAAAAATTGATGCTATGCTATTCTATGCTCCAGAAAATCGATTTTGATATAGTGACTTTTTTTCTAATCTGGGTTACTTATTAATTAACAAAACAAACGCTACGTTACTACTTGATGGTCGTTATATTACTGAAGGTAAACTAAAAGCTAAAAATGTTAATTGTCAAAATTTCACTAACCCTTTTGCTAGTTTAACTACCATTTCTAGTGAACAAAAAGTTAAAACAATTGGTTTTGAAGCTGAGTACATTACGTATGCTCAATTAGAATCATGAAAAAAAGTTATGTCTAATATTACTTTTAAACCTGTATATGTACATGATTTACGTGCTAGTAAAGATGAATCAGAAGTTAAAAGAATTGCTAAGGCATGTGCTATTGGCGATTTAGCTTTTAATGAAGTTTTAAACTTTATTAAACCTGGTGTTAGTGAGAAAGACGTTGAAGATGTTATTTTACGAGCCTTCACTAAATATGGTGCAACTAAAGCATCATTTGATACTATTGTTGCTTCAGGTGTTCGTGGATCAATGCCCCATGGTAAAGCAAGTGATAAACTTATTGCTAATAACGAATTAGTTACTTGTGATTTTGGTTGTGTTTATGAAGGGTTTTGTTCAGATATGACTAGAACCTTCGCTATTGGAAACGTAGATTCTAAATTAAATGAAATTCATGGAATTGTAAAAGCTGCGCAAATGGCAGGTATTAAAGCTATTAAGCCAGGCATTGCTATTTGTGAAATTGATAAAATTTGTCGTGACTATATTAATGAAAAAGGTTACGGTCAATACTTTACCCATGGAACAGGTCATGGATTAGGAATTGAAATTCATGAAGCACCATGAGTAATTAAAAATGAACCTACTATCTTAGTTCCAGGTATGGTTATTACTGTCGAACCTGGTATTTATATCCCTGATCTTGGTGGTGTAAGAATCGAAGATGATATTCTTGTTACTAACGATGGATATGAAATTCTAACTAAATCACTACGAGAAGTAAATGTTTGAAAGGAAAATAAATAA
- the rpmG gene encoding 50S ribosomal protein L33, with amino-acid sequence MRDGLTLRCDVCKEENYIADRNKKTQTEKLETKKYCSSCNQHTLHKEKK; translated from the coding sequence ATGCGTGATGGCCTAACTTTAAGATGTGATGTATGTAAAGAAGAAAACTACATTGCAGATCGTAATAAAAAAACTCAAACTGAAAAATTAGAAACTAAAAAATATTGCTCAAGTTGTAATCAACATACATTACATAAAGAAAAGAAATAA
- a CDS encoding LemA family protein, whose product MTTIKPSNESFKAQPSLLGKIMVYLSFILIIPIIMFIVSRNNFLRLQQSIEETASDIDVQLKRRFDLLTKLLDATKGYMKFEKETLSQIIALRNGKMETMQDFSKADSGLNSAFGKFNALLENYPDLKANTTVLQLQSGAKDCEDNIAAARRFYNANIKVFNSKIKTFPSNVVAESLHLISKDYFAASENDRQDVKIDLS is encoded by the coding sequence ATGACAACAATCAAACCTAGTAATGAATCATTTAAAGCACAACCATCACTTTTGGGAAAAATTATGGTATATTTATCTTTTATTTTAATTATCCCTATTATTATGTTCATCGTTTCTCGTAATAACTTTTTACGACTACAACAATCAATTGAAGAAACAGCTTCTGATATTGATGTTCAACTAAAGCGTCGTTTTGATTTATTAACAAAATTATTGGATGCTACTAAAGGGTACATGAAATTTGAAAAAGAAACATTATCACAAATTATTGCTTTAAGAAATGGAAAAATGGAAACAATGCAAGATTTTTCTAAAGCTGACAGTGGGCTTAATTCTGCCTTTGGTAAGTTTAATGCACTATTAGAAAACTATCCTGATTTAAAAGCTAATACAACTGTTTTACAATTACAGTCAGGAGCAAAAGATTGTGAAGACAATATTGCTGCTGCAAGAAGATTTTACAATGCTAATATTAAAGTATTTAATAGTAAAATTAAAACATTTCCTAGTAATGTTGTAGCTGAATCATTACATTTAATTTCAAAAGACTATTTTGCTGCTTCTGAGAATGATCGTCAAGATGTTAAAATTGATCTGTCATAA
- the radC gene encoding RadC family protein has translation MKYGFESLTDNELLAIILRTGTREKNVLLLAQEIINNFGGIENLSKVTFKSLLTIKGIGTSKLLEILSCLELAKRIKIIQNQKKYSKIIWPEDVFNLVHAYFQNLTQEHFYLLLLNNQNKLIHQNLLYKGTNDTLKIDVKDMLHLALVHKSNKVICIHNHPSGDSEPSLSDLHITEEIKSNFKMLNITLLDHIIIGRENYYSIIST, from the coding sequence ATTAAATATGGCTTTGAATCTTTGACAGATAATGAATTATTAGCTATTATTTTACGAACAGGAACCAGAGAAAAAAATGTTTTATTATTAGCGCAAGAAATTATTAATAATTTTGGTGGCATTGAAAATTTAAGTAAAGTGACATTTAAATCATTATTAACAATTAAGGGTATTGGCACTAGTAAATTGTTAGAAATTTTAAGTTGTTTGGAACTTGCCAAGCGTATCAAAATCATTCAAAATCAGAAAAAGTATAGTAAAATTATTTGGCCAGAAGATGTTTTTAATCTAGTGCATGCTTATTTTCAAAATTTAACACAAGAGCATTTTTATTTATTATTGTTAAATAATCAAAATAAATTAATTCATCAAAATCTTTTATATAAAGGCACTAATGACACACTAAAAATTGACGTTAAAGATATGCTTCATTTGGCACTTGTTCATAAATCTAACAAAGTAATTTGTATTCATAACCATCCAAGTGGAGACAGTGAACCTTCTCTTTCAGATTTACATATTACCGAAGAAATAAAAAGTAATTTTAAAATGTTAAATATTACTTTATTAGATCATATTATTATTGGACGCGAAAACTATTATAGTATCATATCAACTTAA
- a CDS encoding Nif3-like dinuclear metal center hexameric protein, translating into MLPIKTIITVIEDKFPLANACLWDFIGWQIKAKININKILVCLDITNAVLEQALTDGIELIICHHPLVFASDINHPSISPWKKKLYQKIKNNDINVYTLHTNFDRDEKGMNVLMAQSLNLENINFLGQDKLAIVGNLNQALSVSTIIKNVKTYFNIEYLQLIGNQQQIINNVALSAGAGGDAITILPNSIQLFITGEMKWHHIIEAQDYGINVLLVGHYMEQKFVDFIHDFLYQAFNGQLEVIKYKHQQPVIII; encoded by the coding sequence ATGTTGCCCATAAAAACAATCATTACTGTCATTGAAGATAAATTTCCACTTGCCAATGCTTGTTTGTGAGATTTTATAGGATGACAAATTAAAGCAAAAATTAATATTAATAAAATTTTAGTATGTTTAGATATTACTAATGCTGTTTTAGAACAGGCACTTACTGATGGCATTGAGTTAATAATTTGTCATCATCCACTTGTTTTTGCTAGTGATATTAATCATCCTAGTATTTCGCCATGAAAAAAGAAATTATATCAAAAAATTAAAAATAATGATATTAATGTTTATACCCTTCATACTAATTTTGATAGGGATGAAAAAGGTATGAATGTCTTAATGGCACAGAGTTTAAATTTAGAAAATATTAATTTTCTAGGTCAAGATAAATTAGCAATTGTTGGTAATTTAAATCAAGCACTATCAGTTTCTACGATTATTAAAAATGTTAAGACTTATTTTAATATTGAATATTTGCAATTAATTGGTAATCAACAGCAAATTATTAACAATGTTGCATTATCTGCTGGGGCTGGCGGTGATGCCATTACTATCTTGCCTAATAGTATTCAATTATTTATTACGGGGGAAATGAAATGACATCATATCATTGAAGCCCAAGATTATGGAATTAATGTACTTTTAGTTGGTCATTATATGGAACAAAAATTTGTTGATTTTATTCATGATTTTTTATATCAAGCATTTAATGGTCAACTAGAAGTAATTAAATATAAACATCAACAACCAGTCATAATAATATAG
- a CDS encoding sigma-70 family RNA polymerase sigma factor, giving the protein MAKENPTVKLKKLLTLEEVERNLIVKLENNKDIKQEEVIKAFSHLKLDDDTIEEIFDRLEKEGAIFTDILIDEEDEDDISFLELDEYQVSVDLDIDILASDLSFKNTMGISNDTRRKDGIKSYFNILGTSQILSQEEEIKYAKMLESKDDEERIYGREQLIKSNLKLVVSVARKHLNRGLDFADLIEEGNIGLIKAVDKFDYRRGYKFSTYATWWIRQSITRSLADQGKMVRVPVHMVERINKLTRIERNLTQELGRDPTHEEIALKMGQNMTADRVREIKKLAIEPVSLEKPIGEEDDTHFGDFIKDKNMLSPDEYAERHWLREQLDRVFAEVLTKREEKVIRMRFGILPTKLRRLLELCEDDTEINELKMVVNSLQLHYDTSLDKTELLRDKVVHRHINKYDSPKTLEEVGKEFAVTRERIRQIEAKAIRKLKHPSKSKHIKEFYKG; this is encoded by the coding sequence ATGGCTAAAGAAAACCCAACTGTTAAACTAAAAAAATTACTAACATTAGAAGAAGTAGAACGTAATCTAATTGTTAAATTGGAAAACAATAAAGATATCAAACAAGAAGAAGTTATTAAAGCCTTTAGTCATTTAAAATTGGATGATGATACAATTGAAGAAATCTTTGATCGTTTAGAAAAAGAAGGTGCTATTTTTACCGATATTTTAATAGATGAAGAAGACGAAGATGATATTAGTTTTTTAGAACTTGACGAATACCAAGTTTCTGTTGATTTAGATATAGATATTCTAGCTAGCGATTTAAGTTTTAAAAATACAATGGGTATTTCTAATGACACACGAAGAAAAGATGGCATTAAATCATATTTTAATATTTTAGGAACTAGTCAAATTTTAAGTCAAGAAGAAGAAATTAAATATGCCAAAATGTTAGAATCAAAAGATGATGAAGAACGTATATATGGTCGTGAACAATTAATTAAATCAAACTTAAAATTAGTAGTATCTGTAGCACGTAAACATTTAAATCGTGGTTTAGATTTTGCCGACTTAATAGAAGAAGGAAATATTGGTTTAATTAAAGCCGTTGACAAATTTGATTATCGTCGTGGTTACAAGTTCTCAACTTATGCTACTTGATGAATTAGACAATCAATTACTAGAAGTTTAGCAGATCAAGGAAAAATGGTTCGTGTTCCGGTTCACATGGTAGAACGAATTAATAAACTAACAAGAATTGAAAGAAACTTAACACAAGAATTAGGTCGTGATCCAACACATGAAGAGATTGCCCTAAAGATGGGTCAAAACATGACAGCAGATCGTGTACGAGAAATTAAAAAACTAGCTATTGAACCAGTTTCACTAGAAAAACCCATTGGTGAAGAAGATGACACGCATTTTGGCGACTTTATTAAAGACAAAAATATGTTATCACCTGATGAATATGCCGAAAGACATTGATTACGTGAACAATTAGACCGTGTTTTTGCCGAAGTTTTAACTAAGCGTGAAGAAAAAGTTATTAGAATGCGCTTTGGAATTTTACCAACAAAACTAAGAAGACTATTAGAACTATGTGAAGATGACACTGAAATCAATGAACTAAAAATGGTTGTTAACAGTTTACAATTACATTATGATACCAGTTTAGACAAAACAGAATTATTACGTGATAAAGTAGTACATAGACACATTAATAAATATGATTCACCCAAAACCCTAGAAGAAGTAGGAAAAGAATTTGCAGTTACTAGAGAAAGAATTAGACAAATTGAAGCTAAAGCTATTAGAAAATTAAAACATCCATCAAAATCTAAACATATTAAAGAATTCTACAAAGGTTAA
- the dnaG gene encoding DNA primase, producing MDLEFNKKVSEIKAKISIVKVIGKYLNLIQKGNNFWTICPFHEDSEPSLSISESKQIYKCFACGEQGNVFIFLQKFKNISFINALKEAAESANINLREYDINLIDSTIEPKINPLITINNTAMQFFSYQLLTDAGKKAMNYLEFRNINSDTIKSFNLGYAPSKNELLDYLRAQGYKDSDIINLGLAKINNNDQVIDSFFNRIIFAIKDNNGNCVGFSARSYLEDDKSAKYINSPQSQIFKKGNILYNFEQVKLRLKKDDAIYLTEGFMDTIALSTNNIKTSVALMGTNLTQEHIMLLKKVTNTIIIFLDGDIPGKLACLKIATILLSQNFKVQIINNNTKYDPDELINKYPDQFKSIIASTIHPFEFAINLGLTQNDIKKDSYQLNAFLKWLLPIWETMTDIVTKKFYLNHLVTITNLTINDLTQILPLEKPSSKETVISKPVISNYQKPQTILVTKNKIIEAQKQLIFLVLMSRDVYVILEKEKFIFPHQDYMTLYFLISQIYQNETIKYIDFTTIINQLQTNLLLNTLQTIINQYKDKTFDLKPRIIIDYLKIISNELIEYEIRGINDKLKNETNLTTQIQLLKQISLLKTKIKQ from the coding sequence ATGGATTTAGAGTTTAATAAAAAAGTTAGTGAAATTAAAGCAAAAATTAGTATTGTTAAAGTAATCGGTAAATATTTAAATTTGATTCAAAAAGGCAATAATTTTTGAACTATCTGTCCATTTCACGAAGACTCAGAGCCATCATTATCAATTTCAGAATCCAAACAAATTTATAAATGTTTTGCTTGTGGTGAACAAGGTAATGTTTTTATATTCTTACAAAAATTTAAAAACATTAGTTTTATTAATGCCTTAAAAGAAGCAGCAGAAAGTGCTAATATTAATTTAAGAGAATATGATATTAATCTTATTGATAGTACTATCGAACCAAAAATTAATCCATTAATAACCATCAATAACACAGCCATGCAATTTTTTAGTTATCAATTGTTAACTGATGCAGGAAAAAAAGCCATGAACTATTTAGAATTTCGTAATATTAATTCTGATACAATTAAAAGTTTTAATTTAGGTTATGCACCAAGTAAAAATGAATTACTAGATTACTTGCGTGCCCAAGGTTATAAAGACAGTGACATAATTAACTTGGGTTTAGCAAAAATTAACAATAATGACCAAGTTATTGATAGTTTTTTCAATCGTATTATTTTTGCTATCAAAGATAATAACGGTAATTGTGTTGGATTTTCAGCTCGTAGTTACCTTGAAGATGATAAAAGTGCTAAGTATATTAATAGCCCCCAATCACAAATTTTTAAAAAGGGTAATATCCTTTATAATTTTGAGCAAGTCAAATTACGTTTAAAAAAAGATGATGCCATTTATTTAACAGAAGGCTTTATGGACACCATTGCCCTAAGCACAAATAATATTAAAACTAGTGTGGCCTTGATGGGAACTAATTTAACACAAGAACATATTATGCTTTTAAAAAAAGTCACTAATACTATTATTATTTTTTTAGATGGTGATATTCCAGGAAAACTAGCTTGCTTAAAAATTGCCACTATCCTTTTATCACAAAATTTTAAAGTTCAAATTATTAATAATAATACTAAATATGATCCTGATGAATTGATAAATAAATATCCTGACCAATTTAAAAGTATCATTGCTAGTACTATCCATCCCTTTGAATTTGCTATTAATTTAGGTTTAACCCAAAATGACATTAAAAAAGATAGTTATCAACTTAATGCTTTTCTTAAATGATTGCTGCCAATATGAGAAACAATGACTGATATTGTTACTAAAAAGTTTTATTTAAATCATTTAGTAACTATTACCAATTTAACAATTAATGATTTAACACAAATTTTGCCACTAGAAAAACCATCATCTAAAGAAACAGTAATTTCGAAACCAGTTATTAGTAATTATCAAAAACCACAAACTATATTAGTAACTAAAAATAAAATTATTGAAGCCCAAAAACAACTTATATTTCTAGTATTAATGTCACGTGATGTTTATGTAATCTTAGAAAAAGAAAAGTTTATTTTTCCACATCAAGATTATATGACCTTATATTTTTTAATTAGTCAAATTTATCAAAATGAAACTATCAAATATATTGACTTCACAACTATTATCAATCAACTCCAAACAAATTTACTATTAAATACTTTACAAACCATTATCAATCAATACAAAGATAAAACATTTGATTTAAAACCACGAATTATTATTGATTATTTAAAAATCATTAGTAATGAATTAATTGAATATGAGATAAGAGGTATTAATGATAAATTAAAAAATGAAACAAATCTTACTACTCAAATTCAACTTTTAAAACAAATATCACTTTTAAAAACAAAAATTAAACAATAA